CTCGATTGTGATTTCGGCATCATCCGGGCGTTCATAGGGTGAGTCGATCCCTGTAAAGTTTTTCAGCTGGCCCGCACGGGCTTTTTTGTAGAGCCCTTTCACGTCCCGCAGTTCACAAATTTCCAGCGGGGTATCAATAAACACTTCCAGGAATTCTCCTTCGTCCACAAGCATCCGGGCCATTTCCCGTTCACTGCGGAAGGGAGAGATGAAGGAAACCAGGACAATGAGGCCGGCATCCACCATGAGTTTGGCGGTTTC
The window above is part of the Nitrospiraceae bacterium genome. Proteins encoded here:
- a CDS encoding adenylyl-sulfate kinase, with the protein product ETAKLMVDAGLIVLVSFISPFRSEREMARMLVDEGEFLEVFIDTPLEICELRDVKGLYKKARAGQLKNFTGIDSPYERPDDAEITIEGATQTAEQATLTIVKALETQGLIPSS